The following DNA comes from Hordeum vulgare subsp. vulgare chromosome 3H, MorexV3_pseudomolecules_assembly, whole genome shotgun sequence.
AGAGTGTTATAAGTACTGTTAAGAGTGTTATAAGTAGTAGCGAACACGATGACTTACGGCTCACAATTGTTTATAAGGTGTTAAGGCAACCTAAAGCGTTCCCGCAAAAAAAAGGCAACCTAAAGCGAACACCACCCGCTCTGATGCCTAAGCTCCTAATGCAGGCATATTTGTAAGGCGCCCAGGACACCTTATAAACAATGCGGCTCACTACATTCATACTAAATAAGAAGTCATTATTGGCATGCAAATGAGCATGCACAGTCCTAATGGTCAGAATATTATTGTTTAATCCCGCCAATATTAATAAGTGGGTgtattttatactccctccgtccagaaaTATTTGTCGGAGGAAtgtatgtatctagatgtattttagttctagatacatccatttttatccaTTTCatcgacaagtatttccggacggagggagtattaattacTAGGGATAGTTGGCTCATCGATGTTCAATCATCATTTATATCTCCATGCTAATTTTATAAACCACAAGTTGGGAAAGTGGATCCAATCATCCTGATCATTCACCCCTCAGATTTTCGAGGGCTATCATTCAAAGTTGGTCTCTTCTCCAGAGGGCCTCTATCTTTTACTACATATTCAGAGATTAATTACTGGTTTACATCTGTAGTATGCGTGCATCCTTTCTTATTTTTGGAATAACTTCTCTAAATTACTCCATACCCTATATGGATTCTATGTGCGCACTAAATTTTTAGAAGGGATTTAGTATCAATCATAATAGGTGTGGTCTCACTTAATTGCTAGTGGGCGAAGTATGACAGTTTTACAACTGCTTGAAGCTGTTGCAGGTCATCTGGTAGTATGACCTGTCATCCAATCGTTTTTATgtcttccttttccttctctgTTTTGTGTTGTTACTTCTGGATAGATGATTGAACGTTACTTTCAACTCCTCATAAAGGGAGTTCCGTTTGCATAGAAGGTGGAACCAAGTGTTGTGCTCTTCATAACATGAATAAAGAATACATATAGCTtagagttggggtaggctagagttgaaacccacaaGATCTCGAAACCTAGTTGttgttctggcacatggatagctaacttccacgcactcctgtacatggctagttctttggtgaagcTTACTAGCTTAACGCAAAAGAAAAATATCCTAATTCTGTCTCTACAAGTTTCGATCGAACATATTAGTTCTTTGTGTTTCTGTAACCACTCTATGAATAGTTGGATCAATAAAATTTGTCGGTATGCAGTTGACTGTTCTATTCATATTGGAAACTACCTTCTGCTTATGGTGTTTACTACTAACATCATCGCTGTCATGATTTTTAGTTGTTATAGttgacttctttttcttttttcagtACTATTTACAGTGCAATGCTCATATCTTGTATCAATCATTTTCCTTTCTTAAGGCATACTGTACgaggaagttgaatgttattatcTTTTTTATGCAAATGTAGGCAAACTCTGCAATGCCTTTGACACTTCACAGAAAAATTGCAACTTCATTCAAGGACCAGTTTCTTCTGCAGATTTTCCAAATTTCTCTTACCTCATTACACCAACTGAAAAGTGAAGGTGATGTTCGAGGTGTTACGTGGGCATGATTTGTCATTCCAGTAGACTTTATTAGAATACCTACTCTGATTTTATTTCCACCAAATAATACAATTCTTCTTAAATTACAGTACCGGATGACCTAAGGCGTGTTCCTATTTCGCTTGCATTGAGGTGCTTGTCATTTGACTTTGTTGGTTCTCCAGTGGATGAGAGCTCTGAAGAATTTGGAACAGTGCAGGTAAATTGGTTGCTTAATTGTTAGCTTCCTGTTAAACGGgcactttttttgccttttcttgtAGTTTACGCATATGTATATCTTCATGCAGCTTCCTGCATCCTGGAGGCCTCTCCTTCAAGATCCTTCCACTGTTCAGATCTTTTTTGATTACTACAAAGTCAACGATACATCTGTTTCAAAAGAGGTACATTTTAAGTGATTTGAGTGCTGTGTTATCACTTATCAGTAATACATTCTGCAAATGTACCACCAGTGATCCACAGTTCTGCATGTTTAAACGACCTTTTGATTGGCTGATATTAATAAATTTTGTATTGGTATGTTACTAGTTATTAGAAACTGCAAGTCATGGAATATTgatgttcaatattttgatgtaaGAGCAGTATTTTCCTGGTGATATCTGAGTCTGAGAAGCATATTTTATTCTTTTTCACGAATTTTACATtttttttcttcaagaaatgtgttTCTTATGTATGTGTGCATGGACCTTGTTTTCTACAGGCTTTGGAATGCCTTGTCAGACTTGCTTCTGTCAGGCGAAGTCTTTTTGTGGAAGACCCCGCCAGGTCCCAGTTTCTCTCTCATCTGATGTCAGGCACCAGGGAGATACTCCAAACAGGCCAAGGTTTAGCACTTCTATGTTTTGCTCGCAAGATTGTTAATAGTGCTGTTTTTCAGTTCAGAACAATAGCCTTAAATTCAAGTCCTTTAGTGAAGGGAACAAGCCTGTTATTCACCAGTTAAGAAGCATTTAAGTTGACTAGCTAACTACTAGTTGCGTTAACCTAAAGTCTTGAATTGAATTACAAGTCATAGCTAAATGTATGTGCAGGAGAAGCCAAACTTACTGATGCACCTATGGAAAAAATTAGATAATTTCATGTAATTTATTTTGAATTACCATTAACAGGTCTCGCTGATCATGGAAATTACCACGAGTTCTGCCGTCTTCTGGGACGTTTTAAAGTGAATTACCAGGTTGTGATATTGTTACTTAAATTAAGAGTAACCCTACTTCAGTTCTTGTCTGTTCTGTGACCAAAGATATGTTTATGTTTATATTTGTTTCTTGAAGTATTAGTgagctatatgacttatttctgtTGTTATGTTCAAATTGCCATTTTACTTGTCTTCAAGCGAAAACATGTTAATGTTGTTTGTCTATTCAAAGTTTGCCATGAATTGATTTGTTTAATTGAAATAGTGCAACTTAATCTGTGATGTAATTGAAGCAACATCCAGTCAAATTGTATCATATTTATTCTGTGATACTCCTAGTTGTTTATTTTTGTGAATCTAATTTATGTCATATTGAGAATGCCTACATCCGGGTTATTTGGTTTAAATTTGGTCATTATCCATTTTTGGCTCAATATTAATTAGCTTACTAAATGTTTGTACTGATTTTATGACCCATGTGTGATGCCTCAGTAGAAGAGGCGTCCTTCAGGCTTGGAACGatttaattttttattaaatgtttTGAACATTTGATCTATTATACCTCACAGTTATCAGAGCTTCTGAATGTTGAGTTCTATGGTGAATGGCTTGGCCTTGTAGCAGAATTTACAACtaaatcattgctatcatggcagGTTTGTCTTTCTTCTTGCTCACTTAATCTTTGTTGATTGTTGTGTGTTATGACTTTGGTATGTTACAGATTGTTTATTTTGTAGTGGGCCAGTAATAGCGTCTACTATCTTTTAAGTCTCTGGTCAAGGCTGGTGACATCTGTGCCTTACTTGAAAGGCGATACACCAAGCCTGCTTGATGAAACTGTACCCAAAATTACGGAGGGTTTTATCACTTCTAGAATTAATTCTGTCCAGGTACCTTCTTCTGTGAGAGGTCAACTACTTTTTTATTTCAGTCTAAGAAGGAACTGTTTGCCATTCTTATTATTATGTCGTTTCTGTTCATTACAGGCCAGCTTTGCGGACAACTCACCAGACCCAGATAATCCGTTAGAAAATGCGGAAAGTCTCCAGGATCAGCTGGAGAGTCTTCCTTATCTTTGTAGATTCAAGGTGCTGCTACATCATGAATTTTTCTTTCTGATTTAATATATTATATCTTGTGTATTCAAATATTGATTTGACTCAGTAAACATTGGCACATTCCGTTAATAGGATTCAGACCCTATTCCAGCTTTTCGGAAACTGAAAATATGATGCCTTATTTGCTTTCTCATCTGGATGCCATTCCATCAGTTCGATTTAGCTCCTATTCCAGTTTTTCAGTAAACATGGTTAAGGATTCAAACCTGTCAGTTTTGGATTGAGCATGTGATTTTTACCTTTGTGCTCTGACTAGCATGTCCAGTAAGTTTATGTATTCAACTCAAGAGTTCTCGGGCTGCCAAAACAGCGCCAATCTACACAAAGATAATGCAATAGATGACCATTCTGCTACTCATGTTGTTGCATTTGTTAAGATGATGAAAAATGTTCGCAACCTCAGAATATTCTCTACATTGAGTGCTTTGTTTGAATTCAGAGTCTACACAAAGATAAGGCAGCGGGCAAGCATTATAGTCTTCATCTTGTTGCGTTTTTTAAGTTGTTGATGAAATTTTAGTGACCGTACATGATATTTTTAATGAATCAACTGCGTTGTTTAACTCTGAGTTTTGGACTGACTGATGTGAAGGAGTATATGTACTCTACACCTTGAGCTATTAGATAAATTTGGACAACTCATGTAAAACTATTTTTTAGTTACATTTCAGTATATGGTATCATCTAGGTATAAAATTCATCCATAATTCTTTACCTGCACTATTTCTTATGAATCATGATACACTTTCTTTCTTACAAATTGTAGCTGCATGCCCTTCCAACTCGGTATGAGGGTTTGATACTTTGATTAGGATTGTTCTACCGATTCCCGTAATCATCAGCCCCCTTTTCATCAATTCATTTTGATTTATATTTTTATGGAAAGGCGGATGTATATATGAAGGCTTATCATTCCTTCAATTGAGATTTGGATGGAGTTGTTATGCATGTCCAATCACCACTCACCACTATGAGTGTTTATATCCGATTTTGTTTCCTAAACGCTATTGTTCTTTTTTAAGTAAGTTTTTTGGGAAAACTTGTAGTTTTTATCTATTTGCCTTCTATAGAATTACTTCAATCACAAGTGATTTCTTTTATAGTAGGATGCAGTGGTTAAATGATTGTTCTACCAATTCACGTGATTAACGACCCCCTTTTTCATGGATTCATTTTGATTTATATTTTCATGATTCATGGATTGTTATACATGTGTTTATATTCAATTTTATCTTTTCCTAAACGTGATTGTgcctttttaaatataagttgggCAAAACGCCTGCTTCCTTTTTATCTGTTTGTCTTTTATAGAATTACTTCAATCACTGATGCAGTAGTTACATGAAACCCCTTAGGACACTGTTGTTTTTTCGGCCCAGCTTGTTCGCTGAGAGGCTTTGTGACCTCTTGGCGGCCTTCCCTtctgtatgttgtttctcccaaGAAATACATGCAAGGTTTCTCTAGAACAAGAAAATCCTTattttttggtgatttttggACTTGCTTATTTTTTTATATTGCATGCCCTGATAGTTACTTTCTTTTGATGAGTTTGCAGTATGAAAGCTGTAGCCTCTTCATCATTAATATCATGGAGCCTCTTCTACAAGCTTATACGGTATGTCAGCCTTGTTTCTCGATTTTCTTTTTCCAGCAAAGATTCAAAGTAAAATATTTGTGCAGGCAAGGTCAAGATTACCAGCTTCTGGAGATGCAGCTGAGCTGTCTGTCATTGAAGGGCAAATTGCTTGGATGGTCCACATAATTGCAGCCATTCTCAAGATTAGGCAGACTGTTGGTTGCAGGCGAGTAATTAATTTTGTTTGCTGTTTCCTTCTATTCTTCTGCTATTCTTTTCACAAATAAGGTTCGTCATTTTCTTCAGCAGCCAAGATTCACAGGAGTTATTCGATGCGGAACTTGCGGCTCGTGTGTTACAGTTGATAAATATTACTGACACAGGGGTGCATGCACAGGTTAGATGAAATTATCTGGTCGCTTGACATGAATGATGAGCTAGTTTGCTTGCAGGATGATTTTCCCTTTTTAAGTGCTATCTGATATAGACGCCTACGTATGTAGTATTGGTAATGGTATTAGACATGTTCTTTTGATTTTTGGAACAACATTATTTATAATGAATCTTCACAGTTTAACAGTGTTGACCTTTTGCCCAACTATACCATAAATGTCCAACTACCTATTTCTCCATTCCCTTGTAAAATTGCAACTCGCCTGCTTCGAATGACTAATTTTGGAAGTGTTCAGTGCTCTTTACAGCAACCATATTTTTTCCCCAATGCTACCTGTTAGGTTCACTTTAGGCAGAATAAACTGAATTTGAGGGTATAGTGAAATGGCAGAAATAACAGCCCCCGTAAATACTTACTGTTTGACGTGCACCCCACATCCAGTGCCACTCGTGTTACTAAAATAGTCTAGAGTCTGGGTGGACATTCAGTTAAGCCGAAAACTCGGTTTTGATTTTTGTACTAATTTGCATAGTCGAAAACAGCAACAGAAACAGCCAGTACTAGTTTTTTGTAAATTGAAGCTTTGGTGACAATTCGGTTTGGGTTTTTGGTTAAAACACAATGCACACCAGATAACGTACAAAGAATTGCAGCCTGCAATCTGAAGTACGGACGTGTTTTGGGAGTTGTCTCACCCTTGTGAGATTTGCGACCCTCTGTCCCACCCATTGTAGCACGTGTTTTGCCCAGGGCATGATGACTTGGTCTCATCCCCTCCTTCCTTGGCTCAACACTGGCAATCTGTTGTGGTTTGCAAATTCATAGTGGGGATTAGTGTGAGGTTTGCTTCAGTGGCGAGACTTGACTGAAACACCTTACCATGCTACATGGTAGAAGGACACATCTTTGACTTGAAGTGGTCAAACACATTACTCTCACCTGGAAACCCACAACCAAGAGCGAGGAAGGGTTAGGCTGGCAACAATTGCTGCCCATGTCAATGGTTGCCATCGGCCTTTGCTCTCGCTGTGGCTACGAGAgacagaaggagaagtagaaggattcACGAGGAGTTGCTTGTGACATGGCAGCCTCTCCTTATGTTCTAGGGTTTGTTTGTTGAGGACTTGTGATTGGATCTAACTGCTGCCGGTCTGGTGCATGTGCATGCATGACGGGGTTGAGGATTGTGGATGGCCATGTTCCTTATCCAAATAGTTTGCTTTGTATGCCAATCTATTGGTTTTTTGGTCATCTGGTGGTTATAACCAATTTCACCAAAATCATTTTTGGTTCCGTGAACTTGGTTATGAGCAAAATCAGTTAATTCATCTTCAGTTTTGGTTTTGTCCGTATGGTTTTTACGCCcattctctggctggaggtaaatTTGATGGATTGCGTTGTGAGAGTGAGGTTGATGTAGACAATATGGCAAGAGGAGAAGACAGAAGACTAATTATGTGGTTGCTTGCTCCTCATTATCATTAACATTGCAGCAGTTCATGAAAACGTGGGTTACTGGGTTTAGGCAAACTCAACCTCTTAACTTCCCTTCAAAGGTCTCAACTTCTAGCTGCCTTAACTAGAGCAACTTTCACAATTAAAAGGTATTTAGATAACTAGTAGATTTCTATCTCCTTTAGGTGGGTGGAGCTTGTATCAGCAGAGCTATTGCCCCACATGCCTACATGGCATCAACAAAGCATGGTTTGGGATGGATTTTACGACATAAATGTTGGTTCTATATGCAGACATCCTACTTAATAGATAACTAGTAGATTTCTATCCCCTTTAGGTGGGTGTAGCTTGTATCAGCAGAGCTATTGCCCCACATGGCTACATGGCATCAGCAAAGCATGGTTTGGGATGGATTTTACGACATAAATGTTGGTTCCATATGTTGACTCAAAATTCTTTTCTCCCGTAGGATGATTTGTACGTGATTTTATCTCTTGCGTTTGCTGAACTTGCATGAGTTTGTTGTTCTTTCATCCTTATATGGCATGTCATCAGATCAGGGCTTTACTTTGCTTACCAGTATCTATTTATAAGCGGCACAAACTTATTATGCGAATTGGAACTCATTATCTTTTCTTTGCAGAGATATCAAGAAATAAGTAAGCAAAGGCTTGATCGAGCTATTCTTATCTTTGTTCAAAATTTCAGAAGGTCATATGTAGGGGACCAAGCCATGCATGCTTCAAAGGTTTAGAAACATGAAATTATACGACAGACTGATATTATTTGTACTGCATTTTGATATACCTTTCTGTCATATTATAAAGCACTGCTTCTTTGCTGCAGCAGTTGTATGCAAGATTATCTGAGCTTCTTGGGCTGACTGACCATTTAGTTTTACTCAACGTCATTGTTGGGAAGATAGCTACAAATCTGAAGTGCTATGCTGAGGTGACTATTCATTTACTGATTTCAGCTTTGACTTTGATCTATAAGGTGTTGCTAACCTTTGATGTGTTTGCAGTGCGAAGATGTTATTGATCATACTCTGTCACTGTTCCAGGAGCTTGCATCTGGGTAAACTTGTAGATCTATGTATTCAGTTTCCATTTTCTCATGTTTAGCATCatgattttcttttatattttattgCCATAGCAGCTATATGACTGGAAAGCTTCTTCTCAAGCTGGAGAGTACAAAGTTCATTATCGCAAATCATTCTGTAAGTGCTTCACATTAGCTTTCATTTGATAGATATCTGTGCTTCTTGGTCTTGGAAATGATTCTGTTTTAACTATTCATACTGCCAGCGGGAAAATTTTCCCTTTCTTGAAGAATACAGATGTGTCCGCAGTAGAACTAACTTCTATTACATCCTTGGCTGCTTGGTCTTCATGGAGGATGGCCCAGTAAAATTCCGAAGTTTCATGGAGCCACTTCTGCAGGTGCATAGCTTGTTATTTTTGTATTAGTATAGATTTTTATCACATTTGTTGTCTGATTTTATTCTTTGTTTCACTACAGGTTGCAGTTAATTTGGAGGCAAGTGCTGATGCTGCTTTCCAGACTGATGTTGTAAAGTACGCATTTACTGGTTTGATGAGAGATCTAAGAGGCATTGCTATGGCTACAAACAGGTGTATTCTCTGATCATACACAAGTGTCCCAATAGTTTGTAAAATTTGGAAACTAACTGCTCTTTTATTGATCTAATTCAGCCGCAGGACTTACGGCCTCCTATTTGACTGGTTGTATCCGTCTCGCATGCCTCTTCTGTTGAGAGCCATCTCCCTGCTGACCGATGAACCAGAGGTTGTCGGGACACTTTGCTTTTATTGAGCTTAACCTTGTTATCTAGAATCCGCAGCTTATTAGTCTTCTCTTCATTCATCATCACATGCAGGTTACCACACCCTTACTCAAGTTCATGTCCGAGTTTGttttgaataaggctcaacgattgACATTTGATTCCTCATCACCAAATGGGATCCTTCTGTTTCGGGAGATTAGTAAGCTGATTGTGGCTTATGGTTCACGGATTTTATTGCTTCCAAATGGCACTAATATTTATAGAAGTAAATacaaaggcatatggatttcattgACTGTTCTTTCAAGGGGTGAGTATGTGTATTGTGTTTCGAAACATATTCTTTTGTGACCGCCGGTTGCTTAGTTTTTGCAGATGTTAATTTCATTGTATGATGCAAATGTTCAAGGACTtacgtagtaatagtagtagttttGTTTCAGCCACTTGAAAGAGGTCCTTGTTCTTGTGCATTTTATATTTAGCCTAGAGTGAAATttagttcattttgttgagatgaATATTAAAACTGGTCTGCAGTGGACAGTGGTTGGGAATTTTCATGATTGTTTTGTACCTACACAACCCAGTTCAACTGACCAAATTGTAGTGCAACTGTGCAAGTCATTTAAGTTATTAAATTTTACTGAAAATATCAGGAGTATGTGTTTATGATATCTAATACTATTTGGGCTTTCATGAGCTTTTGTATTATTCTGGATTGCAAACCTCAGTTTTGACATTTGTAGTTTTTGAACAAATAAAACATGTGCAGTCAGTTCCATTTTGTTGCGATTCCTCGGGCATGTTAATAATAAATTAAGTGGATTAGGGCCTTGTTGACTTTTGCACTTAATATCCTGGGTGACTTGTACACCTAGCTGGTTCCACCTGTTTCTGGTCAAACTGGCTTCTAGCAGTTCCTGTTCCCCAATGGCATTAGGTTCTAATGCAGCGAATTGcgcgggttatgatctattccaaACTACTCGAGCCAAAATTTTCCGAGTTGGACTATTAAGGACAATTTTTTGTGAATTGTTCATTTTGGCAGGTTTCTGTGAAAGCCTTTTGGTTGTGGGAGGCAACTTTATTCAGATTCTAGGAAATTTTATGGGGCTGTGTTTTTAACCTAAGCTTTATTTGCATTACTAGGGTTATAAGCCCCCTCCCAATGTTCCACCTTGTATG
Coding sequences within:
- the LOC123443533 gene encoding exportin-7-A isoform X4 codes for the protein MSSMESLAQLEVLCEKLYNSRDSAERAHAESTLKCFSENSDYISQCQYILDNASTPYALMLASTSLVKQVSDRSLSLQLRLDIRNYVMNYLASRGPKLQNFVTISLIQLACRITKFGWFDDDRFREIFKEATDFLALASQDHYLIGLKILNFLVMEMNQANSAMPLTLHRKIATSFKDQFLLQIFQISLTSLHQLKSEVPDDLRRVPISLALRCLSFDFVGSPVDESSEEFGTVQLPASWRPLLQDPSTVQIFFDYYKVNDTSVSKEALECLVRLASVRRSLFVEDPARSQFLSHLMSGTREILQTGQGLADHGNYHEFCRLLGRFKVNYQLSELLNVEFYGEWLGLVAEFTTKSLLSWQWASNSVYYLLSLWSRLVTSVPYLKGDTPSLLDETVPKITEGFITSRINSVQASFADNSPDPDNPLENAESLQDQLESLPYLCRFKYESCSLFIINIMEPLLQAYTARSRLPASGDAAELSVIEGQIAWMVHIIAAILKIRQTVGCSSQDSQELFDAELAARVLQLINITDTGVHAQRYQEISKQRLDRAILIFVQNFRRSYVGDQAMHASKLYARLSELLGLTDHLVLLNVIVGKIATNLKCYAECEDVIDHTLSLFQELASGSYMTGKLLLKLESTKFIIANHSRENFPFLEEYRCVRSRTNFYYILGCLVFMEDGPVKFRSFMEPLLQVAVNLEASADAAFQTDVVKYAFTGLMRDLRGIAMATNSRRTYGLLFDWLYPSRMPLLLRAISLLTDEPEVTTPLLKFMSEFVLNKAQRLTFDSSSPNGILLFREISKLIVAYGSRILLLPNGTNIYRSKYKGIWISLTVLSRALCGNYVNFGVFELYGDRALADALDISLKMTLSIPLSDILTFKKLSKAYYGYMEVLFNNHITINSVLNLDTSTFVHIVTSLESGLKGLDTGISTQCASAIDSLAAFYFNNITAGDNPPSPAALNLARHIGELPSLFPQILKSLFEIIIFEDAGNQWSLSRPILSLIMISEQMFSDLRAQILASQPVDQQQRLSQCFDKLMTDVTRSLEPKNRDRFTQNLTTFRHDFRAK
- the LOC123443533 gene encoding exportin-7-A isoform X1, producing MSSMESLAQLEVLCEKLYNSRDSAERAHAESTLKCFSENSDYISQCQYILDNASTPYALMLASTSLVKQVSDRSLSLQLRLDIRNYVMNYLASRGPKLQNFVTISLIQLACRITKFGWFDDDRFREIFKEATDFLALASQDHYLIGLKILNFLVMEMNQANSAMPLTLHRKIATSFKDQFLLQIFQISLTSLHQLKSEVPDDLRRVPISLALRCLSFDFVGSPVDESSEEFGTVQLPASWRPLLQDPSTVQIFFDYYKVNDTSVSKEALECLVRLASVRRSLFVEDPARSQFLSHLMSGTREILQTGQGLADHGNYHEFCRLLGRFKVNYQLSELLNVEFYGEWLGLVAEFTTKSLLSWQWASNSVYYLLSLWSRLVTSVPYLKGDTPSLLDETVPKITEGFITSRINSVQASFADNSPDPDNPLENAESLQDQLESLPYLCRFKYESCSLFIINIMEPLLQAYTARSRLPASGDAAELSVIEGQIAWMVHIIAAILKIRQTVGCSSQDSQELFDAELAARVLQLINITDTGVHAQRYQEISKQRLDRAILIFVQNFRRSYVGDQAMHASKQLYARLSELLGLTDHLVLLNVIVGKIATNLKCYAECEDVIDHTLSLFQELASGSYMTGKLLLKLESTKFIIANHSRENFPFLEEYRCVRSRTNFYYILGCLVFMEDGPVKFRSFMEPLLQVAVNLEASADAAFQTDVVKYAFTGLMRDLRGIAMATNSRRTYGLLFDWLYPSRMPLLLRAISLLTDEPEVTTPLLKFMSEFVLNKAQRLTFDSSSPNGILLFREISKLIVAYGSRILLLPNGTNIYRSKYKGIWISLTVLSRALCGNYVNFGVFELYGDRALADALDISLKMTLSIPLSDILTFKKLSKAYYGYMEVLFNNHITINSVLNLDTSTFVHIVTSLESGLKGLDTGISTQCASAIDSLAAFYFNNITAGDNPPSPAALNLARHIGELPSLFPQILKSLFEIIIFEDAGNQWSLSRPILSLIMISEQMFSDLRAQILASQPVDQQQRLSQCFDKLMTDVTRSLEPKNRDRFTQNLTTFRHDFRAK
- the LOC123443533 gene encoding exportin-7-A isoform X2, with the protein product MSSMESLAQLEVLCEKLYNSRDSAERAHAESTLKCFSENSDYISQCQYILDNASTPYALMLASTSLVKQVSDRSLSLQLRLDIRNYVMNYLASRGPKLQNFVTISLIQLACRITKFGWFDDDRFREIFKEATDFLALASQDHYLIGLKILNFLVMEMNQANSAMPLTLHRKIATSFKDQFLLQIFQISLTSLHQLKSEVPDDLRRVPISLALRCLSFDFVGSPVDESSEEFGTVQLPASWRPLLQDPSTVQIFFDYYKVNDTSVSKEALECLVRLASVRRSLFVEDPARSQFLSHLMSGTREILQTGQGLADHGNYHEFCRLLGRFKVNYQLSELLNVEFYGEWLGLVAEFTTKSLLSWQWASNSVYYLLSLWSRLVTSVPYLKGDTPSLLDETVPKITEGFITSRINSVQASFADNSPDPDNPLENAESLQDQLESLPYLCRFKYESCSLFIINIMEPLLQAYTARSRLPASGDAAELSVIEGQIAWMVHIIAAILKIRQTVGCSSQDSQELFDAELAARVLQLINITDTGVHAQRYQEISKQRLDRAILIFVQNFRRSYVGDQAMHASKQLYARLSELLGLTDHLVLLNVIVGKIATNLKCYAECEDVIDHTLSLFQELASGYMTGKLLLKLESTKFIIANHSRENFPFLEEYRCVRSRTNFYYILGCLVFMEDGPVKFRSFMEPLLQVAVNLEASADAAFQTDVVKYAFTGLMRDLRGIAMATNSRRTYGLLFDWLYPSRMPLLLRAISLLTDEPEVTTPLLKFMSEFVLNKAQRLTFDSSSPNGILLFREISKLIVAYGSRILLLPNGTNIYRSKYKGIWISLTVLSRALCGNYVNFGVFELYGDRALADALDISLKMTLSIPLSDILTFKKLSKAYYGYMEVLFNNHITINSVLNLDTSTFVHIVTSLESGLKGLDTGISTQCASAIDSLAAFYFNNITAGDNPPSPAALNLARHIGELPSLFPQILKSLFEIIIFEDAGNQWSLSRPILSLIMISEQMFSDLRAQILASQPVDQQQRLSQCFDKLMTDVTRSLEPKNRDRFTQNLTTFRHDFRAK
- the LOC123443533 gene encoding exportin-7-A isoform X3, producing MSSMESLAQLEVLCEKLYNSRDSAERAHAESTLKCFSENSDYISQCQYILDNASTPYALMLASTSLVKQVSDRSLSLQLRLDIRNYVMNYLASRGPKLQNFVTISLIQLACRITKFGWFDDDRFREIFKEATDFLALASQDHYLIGLKILNFLVMEMNQANSAMPLTLHRKIATSFKDQFLLQIFQISLTSLHQLKSEVPDDLRRVPISLALRCLSFDFVGSPVDESSEEFGTVQLPASWRPLLQDPSTVQIFFDYYKVNDTSVSKEALECLVRLASVRRSLFVEDPARSQFLSHLMSGTREILQTGQGLADHGNYHEFCRLLGRFKVNYQLSELLNVEFYGEWLGLVAEFTTKSLLSWQWASNSVYYLLSLWSRLVTSVPYLKGDTPSLLDETVPKITEGFITSRINSVQASFADNSPDPDNPLENAESLQDQLESLPYLCRFKYESCSLFIINIMEPLLQAYTARSRLPASGDAAELSVIEGQIAWMVHIIAAILKIRQTVGCSQDSQELFDAELAARVLQLINITDTGVHAQRYQEISKQRLDRAILIFVQNFRRSYVGDQAMHASKQLYARLSELLGLTDHLVLLNVIVGKIATNLKCYAECEDVIDHTLSLFQELASGSYMTGKLLLKLESTKFIIANHSRENFPFLEEYRCVRSRTNFYYILGCLVFMEDGPVKFRSFMEPLLQVAVNLEASADAAFQTDVVKYAFTGLMRDLRGIAMATNSRRTYGLLFDWLYPSRMPLLLRAISLLTDEPEVTTPLLKFMSEFVLNKAQRLTFDSSSPNGILLFREISKLIVAYGSRILLLPNGTNIYRSKYKGIWISLTVLSRALCGNYVNFGVFELYGDRALADALDISLKMTLSIPLSDILTFKKLSKAYYGYMEVLFNNHITINSVLNLDTSTFVHIVTSLESGLKGLDTGISTQCASAIDSLAAFYFNNITAGDNPPSPAALNLARHIGELPSLFPQILKSLFEIIIFEDAGNQWSLSRPILSLIMISEQMFSDLRAQILASQPVDQQQRLSQCFDKLMTDVTRSLEPKNRDRFTQNLTTFRHDFRAK